A stretch of the Poseidonibacter parvus genome encodes the following:
- a CDS encoding carbonic anhydrase, producing the protein MSLKNTIISIFIVFVVALMLSGEEETKGAPWGYNEDLGPKEWANLDDKYRMCEDGLNQSPINITNTIDAVLNPLTFEGNAKASTFENNGHSVKVSFSGSSSLNIDNEKYYLKQIHFHTPSENQINGKSFPMEGHLVHSNSAGNLAVVGVMFEVGADNMVINKLLRNLPENKDDKNTLKSEILGYDLLPEIKDYYRFSGSLTTPPCTEGVKWFILKDTVSISKSQLADFDAVMPTNNRPIQDINSRLILD; encoded by the coding sequence ATGAGTTTAAAAAACACGATTATTAGTATTTTTATTGTATTTGTAGTTGCACTTATGTTAAGTGGAGAAGAAGAAACAAAAGGTGCTCCTTGGGGATATAATGAAGACTTAGGACCAAAAGAGTGGGCAAATCTTGATGATAAATATAGAATGTGTGAAGATGGATTAAATCAATCTCCAATCAATATTACAAATACTATTGATGCTGTATTAAATCCTTTAACATTTGAAGGTAATGCAAAAGCTAGTACATTTGAAAATAATGGTCATTCGGTTAAAGTTAGTTTTTCAGGTTCAAGTTCATTAAATATTGATAATGAAAAATACTATTTAAAACAAATACATTTTCATACACCAAGTGAAAATCAAATCAATGGAAAATCATTTCCAATGGAAGGACATTTAGTTCATTCAAATAGCGCTGGAAATCTTGCAGTTGTTGGTGTTATGTTTGAAGTTGGTGCTGATAATATGGTTATAAATAAATTATTAAGAAATTTACCTGAAAATAAAGATGATAAAAATACTCTTAAATCAGAAATATTAGGATATGACTTATTACCAGAAATTAAAGATTACTATAGATTTAGTGGTTCATTAACAACTCCTCCTTGTACAGAAGGTGTTAAATGGTTTATATTAAAAGATACAGTTTCTATTTCAAAAAGTCAATTAGCTGACTTTGATGCTGTTATGCCTACAAATAATAGACCTATTCAAGATATTAATTCTAGATTAATCTTAGACTAA
- a CDS encoding LysM peptidoglycan-binding domain-containing protein produces the protein MSLLSFAIDAGKKLLGLGNDEENIKKEIEENSSTMPIDGLAVKIDGDTIVLSGDADANSKAKAALIAGNIKGIKEVTFEGANPEDQYYEIKSGDNLSKISKQFYGSSNHYNAIFEANKEVIKDMNLIYPGQMIRIPKI, from the coding sequence ATGAGTTTACTATCTTTCGCAATTGATGCAGGTAAAAAATTACTTGGATTAGGAAATGATGAAGAAAATATCAAAAAAGAAATTGAAGAAAACAGTTCAACAATGCCAATTGATGGACTTGCTGTTAAAATAGATGGTGATACAATTGTATTATCAGGAGATGCAGATGCCAATTCAAAAGCAAAAGCTGCTTTAATTGCTGGAAATATCAAAGGAATTAAAGAAGTAACTTTTGAAGGTGCTAATCCTGAAGACCAATATTATGAAATTAAGTCAGGTGATAACTTATCAAAAATATCAAAACAATTCTATGGAAGTTCAAACCATTATAATGCAATTTTTGAAGCAAATAAAGAAGTTATTAAAGATATGAACTTGATCTACCCTGGTCAAATGATTAGAATCCCAAAAATATAA
- a CDS encoding DUF937 domain-containing protein, translating into MNILDTILKNGLDENILGAISAKTGIDTNSIQDIVSQVAPQLVDGAKQNLASTNDSSNLIDMISNTDLDSLKNNPEAIDSSDNSNMLGELFSSLNTNEGDVANELSAKSGVDSSSIASLLPMLAPLVMGALNQKTNLSSTDTSNTNDITSMLTNFIDQDNDGSVVDDLMGMAKKFF; encoded by the coding sequence ATGAATATTTTAGACACAATATTAAAAAATGGTTTAGATGAAAATATATTAGGTGCAATTTCTGCAAAAACAGGAATTGATACAAATTCAATTCAAGATATCGTTTCTCAAGTAGCACCACAGTTAGTTGATGGTGCAAAACAAAACTTAGCAAGTACAAATGATTCTTCAAATTTAATTGATATGATTTCTAATACTGATTTAGATTCATTAAAAAATAATCCAGAAGCTATTGATAGTTCTGATAATAGTAATATGTTAGGAGAACTATTCTCTTCACTTAATACAAATGAAGGTGATGTTGCAAATGAGTTAAGTGCAAAAAGTGGAGTTGATTCTTCATCAATTGCTTCACTTTTACCAATGTTAGCACCACTTGTAATGGGAGCTTTAAACCAAAAAACTAATTTAAGCTCTACTGATACATCTAACACAAACGATATTACATCAATGCTTACAAACTTTATTGACCAAGACAATGATGGTTCTGTAGTAGATGATTTAATGGGAATGGCTAAAAAGTTCTTTTAA
- a CDS encoding YegP family protein yields the protein MTINLRKSEAKEPFSFIFVNAEGKTIVKSENYAQKASAKNGIESVKKNCQEDARYEFKESTNGKFFFNIKSTNGQVVGTSALFASEDERSAAITELKADSANAEVTE from the coding sequence ATGACTATTAACTTAAGAAAAAGTGAAGCAAAAGAACCTTTCTCATTTATTTTTGTAAATGCTGAAGGTAAAACAATTGTAAAAAGTGAAAACTATGCTCAAAAAGCAAGTGCTAAAAATGGTATTGAATCAGTTAAGAAAAACTGTCAAGAAGATGCAAGATACGAATTTAAAGAATCTACAAATGGTAAGTTTTTCTTTAATATTAAATCTACAAATGGTCAAGTTGTTGGAACAAGTGCTTTATTTGCAAGTGAAGATGAAAGATCAGCTGCAATTACAGAACTAAAAGCAGATTCAGCTAATGCAGAAGTTACTGAATAA